One genomic region from Cinclus cinclus chromosome 36, bCinCin1.1, whole genome shotgun sequence encodes:
- the ATP4A gene encoding potassium-transporting ATPase alpha chain 1, which translates to MSQNHPKLPKITTKCGAAGAGRRKERLEEMKRELELDDHKLDVKELELKYSTSSTKGLSEAAAAERLLREGPNALRPPRGTPGCVRFARQLAGGLQCLMWVAAAICLIAYGVQVGQGDRGSSDNLYLAVALIAVVVVTGCFGYYQEFKSTNIIASFRNLVPQQATVIRAGQTLQVNVAELVPGDLVEIKGGDRVPADIRILTAQGCKVDNSSLTGESEPQTRSPECSHDSHLETRNIAFFSTMCLEGTATGLVISTGERTVIGRIASLASGVQNERTPIAVEIEHFVDIIAGLALLFGATFFVVAMSIGYPFLRALVFFMAIVVAYVPEGLLATVTVCLSLTAKRLARRSCVVKNLEAVETLGSTSVICSDKTGTLTQNRMTVAHLWFDGQVHEADTSEDQSGQSFDQSSESWALLSQVITLCNRAQFKPGQEGVPVAQRDVIGDASETALLKFAEVTSGPVAAARERYPKVAELPFNSSNKFQVSVHEAGSQQLLVLKGAPERVLERCRGALQGGEERPLDPTWRESFERAYTELGGRGERVLGFSARWLPPGSVSPGAAPDALAQVAHGLCFAGLVSLIDPPRATVPQAVRKCRTAGIRVIMVTGDHPITAKAIAATVGIISEGSETPEDVAARLHLPLEQVDPRQARARVVTGAELAAMAPGALEDLLRTHPEIVFARTSPQQKLVIVESCQRLGAIVAVTGDGVNDSPALKKADIGVAMGVAGSDAAKNAADMILLDDNFASIVTGVEQGRLIFDNLKKSIAYTLTKNIPELTPYLIYITASVPLPLGCITILFIELCTDIFPSVSLAYERAESDIMHLKPRNPRRDRLVNEPLAAYSYFQIGAIQSFAGFTDYFVAMAQEGWWPLLVLGLRPRWEDAHEQELQDSYGQQWTFAQRRYQQYTCYTVFFISIEVCQIADVLIRKTRRLSLFQQGPFRNRTLVVAIVFQVCIGCFLCYCPGMPNVFNFMPIRFQWWLVPMPFGLLILVYDEIRKLGVRRHPGSWWDRELYY; encoded by the exons AtgtcccaaaatcacccaaaattacCCAAAATCACcacaaaat gtGGGGCCGCGGGCGCCggaaggaggaaagagagaCTGGAGGAGATGAAACGGGAACTGGAACTG GATGATCACAAACTGGACgtgaaggagctggagctgaaatACAGCACGAGCAGCACCAAG GGTCTGTCCGAGGCGGCCGCGGCCGAGCGGCTCCTCCGGGAGGGTCCGAACGCTCTGCGGCCGCCCCGGGGCACCCCCGGCTGCGTCCGCTTCGCTCGGCAATTGGCCGGAGGCCTCCAGTGCCTCATGTGGGTGGCGGCCGCCATTTGTCTGATCGCCTACGGCgtgcaggtgggacagggagACCGCGGCAGCTCCGATAAC CTGTACCTGGCCGTGGCTCTCATCGCCGTCGTCGTCGTCACCGGCTGCTTCGGTTACTACCAGGAGTTCAAGAGCACCAACATCATCGCCAGCTTCCGGAACCTGGTCCCACAG CAAGCCACGGTGATCCGGGCGGGGCAGACGCTGCAGGTGAACGTGGCCGAGCTCGTCCCGGGGGACCTGGTGGAGATCAAAGGTGGGGACAGAGTTCCGGCGGACATCCGGATCCTGACAGCGCAGGGCTGCAAG GTGGACAACTCGTCGCTGACCGGGGAGTCGGAGCCGCAGACGCGCTCACCTGAGTGCAGCCACGACTCGCACCTGGAGACGCGGAACATCGCCTTCTTCTCCACCATGTGCCTGGAGG GTACCGCCACGGGCCTGGTGATCAGCACAGGCGAGCGCACGGTGATCGGGCGCATCGCCAGCCTGGCCTCAGGTGTGCAGAACGAGCGCACGCCGATCGCGGTGGAGATCGAGCACTTCGTGGACATCATCGCCGGCCTGGCCCTGCTCTTCGGGGCCACCTTCTTCGTGGTGGCCATGAGCATCGGTTACCCCTTCCTGCGCGCCCTCGTCTTCTTCATGGCCATCGTGGTGGCCTACGTGCCCGAGGGGCTGCTGGCCACCGTCACG GTGTGCCTGTCGCTGACGGCCAAGCGCCTGGCGCGCCGCAGCTGCGTGGTGAAGAACCTGGAGGCCGTGGAGACGCTGGGCTCCACCTCGGTGATCTGCTCCGACAAAACCGGGACCCTCACCCAGAACCGCATGACCGTGGCTCACCTGTGGTTCGACGGACAGGTGCACGAGGCCGACACCAGCGAGGACCAGTCGG GTCAGAGCTTCGACCAATCGTCGGAGTCGTGGGCGCTGCTCAGCCAGGTGATCACGCTCTGCAACCGCGCCCAGTTCAAACCTGGCCAGGAGGGCGTGCCCGTGGCACAG CGTGACGTCATCGGTGACGCGTCGGAGACGGCGCTGCTGAAATTCGCGGAAGTGACGTCGGGGCCGGTGGCGGCCGCCAGGGAGCGCTACCCGAAGGTGGCGGAGCTGCCGTTCAACTCCAGCAACAAATTCCAG gtgtcCGTGCACGAGGCCggttcccagcagctcctggtgctcaaGGGCGCCCCCGAGCGGGTCCTGGAGCGGTGCCGGGGGGCGCTGCAGGGGGGGGAGGAGCGGCCGCTGGACCCCACCTGGAGGGAGAGCTTCGAGCGGGCGTACACGGagctgggggggaggggcgAGAGGGTGCTGG GTTTCAGCGCCCGCTGGCTCCCACCTGGCTCCGTGTCCCCGGGCGCTGCCCCCGACGCCCTGGCCCAGGTCGCTCACGGCCTTTGCTTCGCGGGGCTCGTGTCCCTCATCGACCCCCCCAGGGCCACCGTGCCCCAGGCCGTGCGCAAGTGCCGGACAGCGGGAATCAGG GTGATCATGGTGACAGGTGACCACCCCATCACGGCCAAGGCCATCGCGGCCACCGTGGGAATCATCTCCGAGGGCAGCGAGACCCCCGAGGACGTGGCCGCGCGCCTGCACCTGCCCCTCGAGCAGGTGGACCCCAG GCAGGCGCGTGCCCGGGTGGTCACAGGTGCGGAGCTCGCCGCCATGGCCCCAGGTGCTCTCGAGGATTTGCTCCGCACTCACCCCGAGATCGTTTTCGCTCGGACGTCGCCGCAGCAGAAACTGGTGATAGTGGAGAGCTGCCAGCGCCTG GGCGCCATCGTGGCGGTGACAGGTGACGGCGTGAACGACTCACCTGCGCTGAAGAAGGCCGACATAGGCGTGGCCATGGGCGTGGCCGGCTCGGACGCGGCCAAGAACGCGGCGGACATGATCCTGCTGGACGACAACTTCGCCTCCATCGTCACCGGCGTGGAGCAAG gccggCTGATTTTCGACAACCTGAAGAAATCCATCGCGTACACCTTGACCAAGAACATTCCGGAGCTGACCCCGTACCTGATCTACATCACGGCCAGCGTGCCCCTCCCCCTGGGCTGCATCACCATCCTCTTCATCGAGCTGTGCACCGACATC TTCCCGTCGGTGTCGCTGGCGTACGAGCGCGCCGAGAGCGACATCATGCACCTGAAACCGCGGAACCCCCGGCGCGACCGATTGGTCAACGAGCCCCTGGCGGCCTACTCGTACTTCCAGATAG GTGCCATCCAGTCCTTCGCGGGTTTCACCGATTACTTCGTGGCCATGGCCCAGGAGGGTTGGTGGCCGCTGCTGGTCCTGGGGCTGCGGCCGCGCTGGGAGGACGCGCacgagcaggagctgcaggacagCTACGGCCAGCAGTGG ACGTTCGCGCAGCGCAGGTACCAGCAGTACACCTGTTACACCGTGTTCTTCATCAGCATCGAGGTGTGCCAGATCGCCGACGTGCTGATCCGGAAAACGCGGCGGCTGTCGCTGTTCCAGCAGGGACCCTTCag GAACCGCACCCTGGTGGTCGCCATCGTGTTCCAGGTGTGCATCGGCTGCTTCCTCTGCTACTGCCCGGGGATGCCCAACGTCTTCAACTTCATGCCCATCAG GTTCCAGTGGTGGTTGGTGCCGATGCCCTTCGGGCTCCTCATCCTCGTGTACGACGAGATCCGGAAACTCGGAGTGCGGAGACACCCGGGCA gttGGTGGGATCGGGAACTTTACTACTGA
- the LOC134055854 gene encoding uncharacterized protein LOC134055854: protein MAAGPAAAAARGRFPARPPPWPRVPPGPPRARTPLGGPPGPSRPDPALRALVAIGRGLRRLRALLGERQRPARPEEFRGFLPEELEMPLPPRRSRRGQ from the exons atggcggcgggccccgccgccgccgccgcccgcggcCGCTTCCCCGCTCGGCCCCCGCCCTGGCCTCGGGTTCCACCGGGGCCCCCTCGAGCCCGGACCCCGCTCGGGGGCCCCCCGGGCCCTTCCCGGCCCGACCCCGCGCTCCGGGCGCTCGTTGCCATCGGCCGCGGCCTCCGCCGCCTGCGGGCGCTGCTCGGGGAGCGCCAGAGGCCCGCCCGGCCG GAGGAATTCCGGGGGTTCCTCCCCGAGGAGCTGGAGATGCCCCTCCCCCCACGGCGATCCCGCAGAGGTCagtga